One genomic region from Podarcis raffonei isolate rPodRaf1 chromosome Z, rPodRaf1.pri, whole genome shotgun sequence encodes:
- the LOC128406660 gene encoding protein CutA homolog — translation MGRCAKMAKMPMEWFAQRCQALLAASGSALRQGYLTLPLVMSFSLLMYPVLRTLVLHLHSAVTGSYIPGSHSIALVNCPNEQTARDIARAIMERKLAACVNILPKASSMYIWNGEIEETTEILLLMKTRTSKINELSEYISSLHPFAIPEFISLLIDQGNPAYLKWMEESIPYD, via the exons ATGGGCAGGTGCGCTAAGATGGCAAAAATGCCGATGGAGTGGTTTGCTCAGCGTTGCCAGGCTCTCCTCGCGGCGTCTGGCTCGGCGTTGCGCCAGGGATACTTGACTTTGCCGCTG GTTATGAGCTTCTCTTTGCTAATGTATCCAGTGCTGAGAACCCTTGTCCTCCATTTGCACTCTGCTGTTACTGGTAGCTATATTCCTGGATCTCATTCAATTGCACTCGTCAATTGCCCCAACGAACAGACTGCTAGAGACATTGCAAG GGCAATTATGGAGAGAAAATTGGCTGCTTGCGTGAATATCCTCCCCAAGGCCTCATCCAT GTATATTTGGAATGGAGAGATAGAGGAAACTACAGAGATACTTCTG ctgatgaaaacaagGACCTCCAAAATCAATGAGTTGTCAGAATATATCAG ctccttgCATCCATTCGCAATCCCTGAATTTATCAGCCTGCTCATTGACCAGGGAAACCCGGCCTATTTAAAATGGATGGAGGAGAGTATCCCGTATGATTAG